The genomic DNA TTGGGTCTGACTGCTGGATTGGATTCGGAGCGGTACTCCTCTCAGGGGTTTCAATTGGTGACCACTCCATTGTCGCAGCTGGTTCAGTCGTGCGTGACGATATTCCACCGAACTCAATTGCGGCAGGAAACCCCGCCCAAGTCATTAAGTCAAGATTCTCCGACGAAGCACTAGTTGCGCACCGGACTGAACTGATGAGAAGCGGGGTGA from Microbacterium endophyticum includes the following:
- a CDS encoding DapH/DapD/GlmU-related protein, with translation MIANNVGVIGRKDHDIYEVGSTVRQAAGVRDAPTRLSLTLTIGSDCWIGFGAVLLSGVSIGDHSIVAAGSVVRDDIPPNSIAAGNPAQVIKSRFSDEALVAHRTELMRSGVRLHGS